In the genome of Besnoitia besnoiti strain Bb-Ger1 chromosome Unknown contig00019, whole genome shotgun sequence, the window ACTCGCTCTCTCTATTCGATTCTCTGCTTGCTCCCTGTCCTTCGAAACCCTGTTGTCTTTCTGATCCTCGCTTGTTGCCGCCCCTCATGATCCACGTTtggtctgcctcttctcaaCTTCTTCAGTCGCACTTTACGCGGCGGAACGTCGGTCCTCGCGGCCGTCCTCTCCAGTCACTCGACAGCGACCAAATTTGGCTTGGTAGTCCCCCAAGCCATACTTCATCGCCTTCTCATCCCAGTAGGCGACCGGGCGCTTCGCGGAAATCAAAAAATTCGCCTTCCGCAGATCCAAGCCGACTGCGaaacagaggaaggcgcaagCTGCTGCGATACTCCGCCCCACGCCTGCGTTGCAGTGGACGTACACCGAGTGCCCATTCTgagcagacacacgcacgcgcccCACGGCACGACTCGGAATCAAACAGAAACGCAAAAAACTGCCAGTACGCCTCCTCCACACACGGCGATGACACACAAAGTCATGCAGCATTGACGCGGATGAAGAacagagcggaggcgccaagacggagaaaaaaaggtCCTGCATACGCGAGAGAAGTGACTGATATGAAGAACAAACAGACGCgggggagagacgagaggaaagagaaaagTGAGAAAGGTTTCGAGATCCTGGAAGGAAAACCGGCAGGTCTGAAGGAATGGAAGCGATCGTCGGCAAGGACTACAAGCGACTCTCATATTTTCCCTTGTACATCGTTCGTGTCTTTTTGTCCTCGACTGTCCGAAAAAAAAGAACACGCCTGCCCAATCCTCCCTCCtcaccccctccccccgccgtGAGGAAACACAGTTGTAGaagctgcctcgctcgcgctgccctctGAGGACGCATCCCGACGCAGGCCTCACAGGTGCTCCATGCGGCGTGGTGACAAGATCCGCGAAGAAAAGGATCTTTACCTGGAAGAGCCCTAGGATGAGGAACGCCGCGTTGGCGACGGCGATCTTCCGCGCCGAGTCGCACATGTCCGCGGTCGGCAGCCAGACGTATCGGAGACCCGACCCGTCGTACAGGTGACTCACGGCCTCTGCAGACCTCGAACTCGCAATTGGATCAGGGTAGTTgttgctgcagcagaagcaccGCAGCGACAAACGCGCCACTAGCTGACGCAGAAACACGCACAGCAACGTCGGAGCAGCAGGAAAAAGAGCCAGagccgcagacagagagggcaaagagacgcagagcgagagacagagcgagacagaagaaCGGGGtaaagagagacgagagaagctgcagagagagcgggaaaaggagagaggaggggagaggcgcagatagggagagaaacgagaagaaggaaactgggcgctggaggaaaacggcgagaaagcgaaagGGCGACAGACTTGGAACCCCAACCGCAGATAAATGACGGCCGCGATAGGCGAAATCGAGATAGAAGAGGCTCcaaaagggggggggggaggaagcgACATGCGATGGAGGCAACCTTTTTCGTTTCGCTGGTCTGCTCACCACAAGTCTTGCTCCGTCTGCAGATTCACGACGCAAGTCACTTTCAGATCTTCCTTCAGATGCCGAATGTGCTTCAGCTGTCGGGGGCAGGACCCGACAAAAAATCGCGGGAAGATCGTCGAGTAGTGCATGCGGCACTCGCTCTTCACTGCGTTGTAAAAGCGCGTGGTCAGTTCGTACTCTCCAGTGCCTCCAGCTGGAACCAAAACACAAGAAAGGGCACAAAAAGACACAAAGTTTGACTGCGTTCCTCGCCTTGTGAATCGGCGCTCACCTGCTCGCTGCCCGCGAGCGTGTATAGGCATGCAGGTACGCGCAGCTGTGCGACCCCCGGCAGCTGTCCTTTCCGTTTCTTGCACAAGCCCATCTAAGATTTTTCTGGCAGTGtttcctgcgcgtcgcccctgtCGTCTGTTGGGGTGCtagtcgcagccgccgctcgcAAATCACATCCCTTTGCTTCTTGCGCGCACCTTTATTTTGGTCTGCGCCGTCTGTCGCTTCTCATcggccgcggaagacacTCTCTGCctatctctatctctctcctccgtcaCAGCTATCTCTACACGtgcccctccccctccccccagaTCGTCTGCTTAGGCGTTGTGCGCGCTGACCTCTGGGGTCGCGGAAGTGGGCGATCCGGCACATGTAAAGCGACTCGAGGTTTCCGCCTTCGTTGACGTCGACGACGACGTCGTAGGGGTCGAAGGAGAACTTGCGGTTGTTGCTCGGACCGCAGCCTTCCCAGACGACGGAGtccgcaggctgcggcggcgacgggcacctcgaaggcagcggcggaaacAGCCACTCCCTCCAGgagcgcgcgccgtctcgcccgCCGTTTGCGTCCTCCGGGTCTTGGTCGTGGCCGCCTGCGTAAGTCgtcggcgcgtcttctcccgcAGTAGCTGGCACGTACGGGACAGCGTTTTCGCCGCTGGCTGGATACCAGAGCACAAACTTGTACTCGAAGGCCGCGTGGCGCAGCGGATGGCGCTCGAGCAGCGCCTGGActtccggcgcgcgcgtcgccaccCGGAAGGTCGCGGCATCCCACACACACTTGGttgccgcgcgggcgacacTCGGCGAGGAGCAGGTGGACGAGGGCGCGACGGACGCCAACGCGCAgccggagaagaaggagcagcgcagcagccgcgggtCGGCTGCCGAAAAGCcccgcgcaggctgcgggtGCGAGCCGTCgttcagctgcgcgcgctgcgacgTAGTCAGCAGCTCGACGGCGAACCCGCAGTCTCCAGGGTAGAACTCCGGCTTGGGCGGCGCAACCGCCGGCAGACAGTGGCGGTTCGGGCGACTCTGATGCCCACACGCGAGGCCGTCGCACGCGTTGCCGCACGCCGAagcagcgcccgccgacgcgtgcgcgtcgtTGGCCTCTCccgaagagggagaggagggggcgACACACCCCGGATCCCCCAAGTCTATGTCGCGAAACCAGAGACTGGGTTCCAGACCCTGCGGATGAGGCGCGGAGTACGGGACCAGCGGGACGCAGCGATCCAGCTTCCACGCCCCCAGGAACGGCGCCGAGCCCACGACGCCGAGCTGGGCGTTGGGCGGCACAAACGCGATGACGCTGAAGCGAATGCGCATGTTGATGACAGGAAACGACGGACAAAAGGAACCCATCTCCGGGGCCACGCGCCGTGTCGCGAGCAAACAAGGAGCGCGGGAGGActcgcgccgagcgacgcaaCCCGCGGTCGCGAGTCACGCAGAAGGGAAGCGACGAGGCTgacagacgccgacgagtCGGCGTTGACTGTCACTTACAGCGGGATGCCCAGctccagagagagagccctGGATGACGAAGGAAAGGAGGACAGTAGCTAGAGGGCCTCAGCGAAGAGTCCGTCGCGAGTCAATGGAAATACAGCGCTGAGAGGacaagccgcagcagcacgctTCCTCTGCCCGTCCTCTGGAAACACGTTTCTTGTGGAAGACAGTGTAAATAAgacgggggcggggggaggagggagggcaGGGGGCCGGTCGAACTCGGGGACGGGGAATCAGGCTTGACGTGTGCGGAAAAAGTGCCGTAAGGTGATGAGACTGtgtgcggcgacgccggcgtcaCGCGATagcaagacgcagagagagacgttgtgctgcagctgccgcacacGCGATGCAAGCCGAATGACTTGCGCTACACGAATGCCAGCGAGCACCTCGTGTCCAGCCAGGGATGCCGTTGCTTCGGAATTGGGCAAATACGGATAGCCGTGTCGGCACCCCAGCGTGCCGGATCCCGGAAGAAACGCCGACTTTCACTGTCCGTGAAAAGGAAACGTTCTGAATCGACACAAACGTTTGGAAAAGGAGCCGCAGCACTAGTGCCGGAGCGATCTCTGGGAAGAAAGCCTGGCGATGTTGACGGATAagccgccgtctctgcggctggaTGGCATCAGGGCGGTTTGCCAACGCCGCCTGAGAACCTAAGCCTTCTCCGCGAATCCTTCTCTAACTTTTTTCTTGCTCGATATCATCAGGCGCCCCTCTCCATGTCGAAACCAATGTGGGGCGCTCAAACAAAaacagcgcagcagccgtgCGCGCGGCTCAGACTTCATTCGATGAAGACCGACAAAGGTGAGACCCTGATAGATACTGTCGGTACAAGGGTGAATGCACGCAGGCACGCCCTTCGGGAACAAAAGATGATCCAAAATACACTCCAACAATGAAGTAAGGAGAAGTGATTCCAAAACCGCTGTTTCTCGACGTGACCAACAAAACACGACCCTCTTGTCAGGGATGCTGCAGCTTAGAGCGTGATCCGCGCATGCTGTGCAGCCCTCAACAAGCGCCTCATAACTATACCAAAAAAAGGCAACTTCTGCCACTAGCAGTACCGTGAGCATTGCAAAACACTAACACCACTGCAAAGCGACTTAGATAGAAAAAGTTGGGGGAGAAAGCCGGCCTCTTTTGGAAGCATGCACGCGGAGAAACACGGTCTAACTGGTGAGCGAGCGGACAGCCAtggcgccttcgtcctcacTTCCCAACCCGACCGAAAGGTTGGTGTCGCGTGGCGCCAAAGTTCTCAGCTCACGAGTCCACAAACCGCATCCTTCGATGCGTGGCTGAGCTATGTAAGACAGGGAAGTTCCGCTCCGCCTATGTTATGTGGCAAAAACAGAGAAGGCACCATTAGAATGCAGACTGCCAAAAAAAACGTGACGGGCCGTATTTCCAGGCAGGGACGCAGCATGTGCATTTACCGCTAAGTCTCCACACCGAGGAAGGGGTTCTCGTGGTAAAAGAACATTTCCCAGAGTATCGCAAGGACAGAATCACACCTGTTCGTGCCCATGTAGTTTCCGCTCTGCGTGTGGCATGAGTCGTTAGCGTTAccacgccggcgacgcggacagCGCTTTGGACGCACACTTCCAGTGCCGTCTTCGTTGTAGCAGACGCTCACTGAGGCTTTTACAGCGCATCCGTTTCAATGAGATGATCGCGAAGGGATCGTCGTTACAGGGGAGCTGACTCCCGCGACGGACAACATCGCATGAACCAAGGCTGATAAATACAGCAATGTTTTCCTCATTCTCCACCACTGTCTACTTCAGTTTTGAAGAACAGAGGTTGACGCCTGAAGATCGAAAAGACCCCTAGCATTTCCTTTATGTCACACTCTTCTTCGTACCTGCAGAATCAGGAGCCGCCCCGGAGTCGCCTGGGCGCCTGCTGACGCAGGAAATGCGTCCGCCATGAACAGGAGGCGGTATCCCATGAATCCTCATACTGCCCTTCTCGACTGCTTCCCACCTGCGCTGTTTCACCAATTACTGGAAGGTACGGCGCAGGGTGTTTCGCTGTGTTATCTCGCCTTCATGTGCACTACATCCGTCCTCAGGCGACCTAAACGTCGAAACATAGCTATCTGtacgccgctgcgccgggcAACAGTACTCTGGCTGCTCTCCACCCGAAAACCGAAGGTGACGTAGGCCTCTTGCCCAACGCACGGCTACCTTGTATTGCATTCTCTCCTCCGCTGGGTGCGGCCTAGTAGTATATATCTCACATCGGAGAGACGGCCGTGGGTTGAGCGTGTGGAAGCGGCACTGGCCAGCCCTTCCAAAGGTTTTCGCATGGTTTTCTTTGAAGGAAAG includes:
- a CDS encoding serine/threonine specific protein phosphatase (encoded by transcript BESB_033230); the protein is MRIRFSVIAFVPPNAQLGVVGSAPFLGAWKLDRCVPLVPYSAPHPQGLEPSLWFRDIDLGDPGCVAPSSPSSGEANDAHASAGAASACGNACDGLACGHQSRPNRHCLPAVAPPKPEFYPGDCGFAVELLTTSQRAQLNDGSHPQPARGFSAADPRLLRCSFFSGCALASVAPSSTCSSPSVARAATKCVWDAATFRVATRAPEVQALLERHPLRHAAFEYKFVLWYPASGENAVPYVPATAGEDAPTTYAGGHDQDPEDANGGRDGARSWREWLFPPLPSRCPSPPQPADSVVWEGCGPSNNRKFSFDPYDVVVDVNEGGNLESLYMCRIAHFRDPRAGGTGEYELTTRFYNAVKSECRMHYSTIFPRFFVGSCPRQLKHIRHLKEDLKVTCVVNLQTEQDLCNNYPDPIASSRSAEAVSHLYDGSGLRYVWLPTADMCDSARKIAVANAAFLILGLFQNGHSVYVHCNAGVGRSIAAACAFLCFAVGLDLRKANFLISAKRPVAYWDEKAMKYGLGDYQAKFGRCRVTGEDGREDRRSAA